From Thermosipho affectus, a single genomic window includes:
- a CDS encoding bifunctional UDP-sugar hydrolase/5'-nucleotidase, whose protein sequence is MRKLRLFITLFVILTISLFATKISIFHINDTHGHAWAFSEYHNPNIGGFAVIASIIDEERAKNPNVLFLHAGDINTGVPESDLLNALPDIFALNRMKLDAVAVGNHEFDKSRDVLMYQMSIAKFPFLSANIYKDGKPFFTPYIIKNVGGIKVAIFGLTTEETAILEPLFSKDLEFKNAVEVAKQLVPELRKKADIVIALTHLGMGQAYEGNYTTSEELAKEVNGIDIIIDGHSHTKLNEAKVINNTILIQAWEWGKIVGKLDLDVENGKIKEWSWTPIPVNLKIYKGKDENGNSMYEFVGKEYKPAEYVKVPLDYFAKIGSKKLDTVIGETKVLLDGERKHVRSGDTNLGHLITDAMMWKTGADIAFQNGGGIRASIKPGKITIRNILTVLPFGNTVYVMKMKGSEVIKVLEYAAKLPEGKGAWLHVGGLTFKSENGKVTEVMVNGKTLEMDKVYTVVTNNYMASGGDGYSMLAENKASGYDTGFVLADVVVEYIQKGLNGLIEKYDDTPRYIRK, encoded by the coding sequence ATGAGGAAACTTAGGTTGTTTATAACGCTTTTTGTAATATTAACAATTAGTTTGTTTGCCACAAAAATTTCTATTTTTCACATTAATGACACACATGGACATGCATGGGCATTTAGTGAGTACCATAATCCAAATATAGGTGGGTTTGCCGTTATTGCATCTATAATTGATGAAGAACGTGCAAAGAATCCAAATGTTTTGTTCTTACATGCGGGAGATATAAACACTGGTGTGCCTGAATCTGACCTTTTAAATGCATTACCAGATATCTTTGCCTTGAATAGAATGAAGCTTGATGCAGTTGCTGTTGGAAACCATGAATTTGACAAATCAAGGGATGTATTAATGTATCAAATGAGTATTGCAAAGTTTCCATTTTTATCTGCAAATATATATAAAGATGGCAAGCCTTTCTTTACACCATATATAATAAAAAATGTTGGTGGTATTAAAGTTGCAATATTTGGTTTGACAACTGAAGAAACGGCAATATTGGAACCACTTTTTAGCAAAGATTTGGAATTTAAAAATGCCGTTGAAGTTGCCAAACAACTTGTTCCTGAACTTAGAAAAAAGGCTGATATTGTAATTGCACTTACACATTTGGGAATGGGTCAAGCATACGAGGGAAATTATACTACGTCAGAAGAGTTGGCAAAAGAGGTGAATGGAATAGATATAATTATAGATGGGCATAGTCATACAAAACTTAATGAGGCAAAGGTTATCAACAATACAATTTTGATTCAAGCATGGGAATGGGGTAAGATTGTTGGAAAACTTGATTTGGATGTAGAAAACGGAAAGATAAAAGAGTGGTCATGGACACCTATTCCAGTTAATTTGAAAATTTATAAAGGTAAAGATGAAAATGGTAATTCAATGTATGAGTTTGTGGGAAAAGAATACAAACCGGCAGAATATGTAAAAGTTCCACTTGATTACTTTGCAAAGATTGGTTCTAAAAAACTTGATACTGTTATTGGAGAAACAAAGGTGTTATTAGACGGTGAAAGAAAGCATGTAAGATCTGGAGATACAAATCTTGGACACCTTATTACCGATGCCATGATGTGGAAAACAGGTGCGGATATTGCGTTCCAAAATGGAGGAGGAATAAGGGCGTCAATAAAACCAGGAAAGATAACTATAAGAAATATTTTAACGGTATTGCCATTTGGAAACACCGTTTATGTAATGAAGATGAAAGGTTCGGAAGTAATAAAAGTGTTGGAATATGCTGCAAAGCTTCCTGAAGGAAAAGGAGCATGGTTACATGTGGGAGGTTTGACCTTTAAGAGTGAAAATGGAAAAGTAACGGAAGTAATGGTAAATGGAAAAACACTTGAAATGGATAAAGTTTATACTGTTGTAACTAATAACTATATGGCAAGTGGTGGAGATGGATATTCAATGCTTGCAGAAAATAAAGCATCAGGATATGATACAGGTTTTGTTTTGGCGGATGTGGTTGTTGAATATATCCAAAAGGGATTAAATGGTTTGATTGAAAAGTACGATGATACTCCAAGATACATAAGGAAATGA
- a CDS encoding GNAT family N-acetyltransferase, protein MIRKINKDDDLLKVAELIYDTDERLFYFLFGKREEAILKLAELVKREGNPFSYRNVYGYFDGKEIKGILIAYDLEKRCTKGKIKDFFEVFSFFKLVDLFVKNILINNIINLKGLKGIYIQNISVDKKSRGKGIGTKLLEYFIKETEKKGYRGIYLDVEKNNRAKNLYLRKGFKIIKEKKALMGKFKIYRMKKE, encoded by the coding sequence ATGATTCGTAAGATAAATAAAGATGATGATTTGTTAAAAGTGGCCGAATTAATTTATGATACAGATGAGAGGTTGTTTTATTTTTTGTTTGGAAAAAGAGAAGAAGCGATTTTGAAACTTGCGGAATTAGTTAAGAGAGAAGGAAATCCTTTTTCATATAGAAATGTATATGGCTATTTTGATGGAAAAGAAATAAAAGGTATATTAATAGCATATGATTTAGAAAAAAGATGTACAAAAGGTAAAATAAAGGATTTTTTTGAAGTGTTTTCGTTTTTTAAGTTGGTTGATCTTTTTGTAAAGAACATATTGATAAATAATATAATTAATCTAAAAGGATTAAAGGGTATATATATACAAAATATTAGTGTGGATAAAAAGTCGAGGGGAAAAGGAATTGGTACGAAACTTTTAGAATATTTTATAAAAGAAACTGAAAAAAAAGGTTATAGGGGTATCTATTTGGATGTTGAAAAAAATAATAGAGCAAAAAATCTTTATTTAAGAAAAGGTTTTAAAATTATTAAAGAAAAGAAAGCCTTAATGGGAAAATTTAAGATATATAGAATGAAAAAAGAATAA
- a CDS encoding stage V sporulation protein S → MEVLKVASGSNPNKVAGALAGVIREKGKAEVQAIGAGAVNQAVKAIAIARGYLAPSGIDLVCVPAFTDVSIENESRTALKFIVFPRE, encoded by the coding sequence ATGGAAGTTCTTAAAGTTGCATCAGGTTCCAATCCTAACAAAGTCGCCGGTGCTCTTGCAGGAGTAATCAGAGAAAAAGGGAAAGCTGAAGTTCAAGCAATTGGTGCCGGTGCAGTAAATCAAGCTGTCAAAGCCATTGCAATTGCAAGGGGTTATCTTGCTCCAAGTGGTATTGATCTTGTATGTGTACCTGCTTTTACCGATGTAAGTATCGAAAATGAATCTAGAACTGCTTTAAAATTCATCGTCTTTCCAAGAGAATAA
- a CDS encoding 4Fe-4S binding protein yields MDLSTELSGIKIQNPVMPASGPLVGDYEKIKFIDSTGVGAIVTKTISTKAAEVPRPCIYGENNFAMNAELWSEYPPKKWLEEFLPRLKEELSKPLIISAGYSKEDMKQLIPKLNEFANAFEISTHYVGKTYETIGEIVKAIRDNTDKPIFMKMSPHIPDPIKFTEVALKNGANGIVAINSLGPTMKIDIQNRKILIGNEKGQVWLSGPAIKPVALAIIKILRDAFPEITIIGVGGIKNADDVIEFLLAGADSIQLLSSALIFGKDIYEKIINDLPKKLEKYGFNSVKEVKETKLTHKVKYIPKHPKVNNEKCTLCKLCEKVCPYFAITIDKKVNIDIKKCFGCGLCESRCPTKAITGVLE; encoded by the coding sequence GTGGATCTTTCAACAGAACTTTCAGGCATAAAAATCCAAAATCCTGTAATGCCAGCTTCAGGACCTTTAGTGGGTGATTATGAAAAGATTAAATTCATTGATTCTACTGGAGTTGGTGCCATTGTTACAAAAACAATTTCTACAAAAGCAGCCGAAGTTCCAAGACCATGTATATACGGAGAAAACAACTTTGCTATGAACGCAGAACTGTGGTCAGAATATCCTCCCAAAAAATGGTTGGAGGAATTTCTACCTCGTTTAAAAGAGGAATTATCCAAACCTTTGATCATAAGCGCAGGATATTCAAAAGAAGACATGAAACAATTAATACCAAAATTAAACGAATTTGCCAATGCCTTTGAAATATCCACTCATTATGTTGGAAAAACTTATGAAACTATTGGTGAAATAGTAAAAGCAATTAGGGATAACACAGATAAACCTATATTTATGAAAATGAGTCCACATATTCCAGATCCAATTAAATTCACAGAAGTAGCTTTAAAAAACGGAGCTAACGGTATAGTCGCAATTAACTCTCTTGGTCCTACAATGAAGATAGATATACAAAATAGAAAAATCTTAATTGGAAATGAAAAGGGGCAAGTATGGCTTTCAGGTCCTGCCATCAAACCTGTAGCACTCGCTATTATAAAAATACTTCGAGATGCATTTCCTGAAATTACAATTATTGGTGTTGGAGGAATAAAAAATGCAGATGATGTAATTGAATTTTTGTTGGCCGGAGCAGATTCAATCCAACTTCTTTCATCAGCACTAATATTCGGTAAAGACATATATGAAAAAATAATAAATGATCTACCGAAAAAACTTGAAAAATATGGATTCAACAGTGTAAAAGAAGTTAAAGAAACAAAACTTACACACAAAGTAAAATATATACCAAAACATCCTAAAGTTAACAATGAAAAATGTACACTGTGTAAGTTATGTGAAAAAGTATGCCCTTACTTTGCAATAACAATTGATAAAAAAGTCAACATAGACATAAAAAAATGTTTCGGTTGCGGGTTATGTGAAAGTAGATGCCCAACAAAGGCAATAACAGGAGTTTTAGAATAA
- a CDS encoding ABC transporter ATP-binding protein codes for MIREFIKKRFLFYLSGIFTLIIVDTLQLIVPKFISKAVDSLNVKTPDIHVAKLMALGIIGIALGMFITRFLWRFFIIGSARKFTYEARKILYEKMLSLDMSFFDKHRSGDLMAHFTNDMNNLERMLGPGIVMMVDASFMSVVTVFFMATSVGWKLTLIALIPLPFIMLISLIFGKFIYKRSKKVQDTFSDLSGFTEESVDGIRILKSFSILPKFEDLFSKKANNNFMATLSLVKVWGIMWPLIHFISSLSYFITIAYGGPMVINQKITLGMFFAFNNYIGMIVWPLTAFGWVINIIQNGRASYNRILKILNTKSKVKEPENSVEINEIENILIKELDYKYPDTDRYVLKGVNLEIKKGQLVGIVGTVGSGKSTIVKIISKLYPVNKGHVFINGYDINDIPSEVVRTKISYVPQETFLFSTSVKNNIAFGLEDLDEWQVKEYAMLSAVHSDIEKFPKSYDTVVGERGVTLSGGQKQRITIARALIRNSDVFIFDDCLSAVDPETEERIIESLRKNMESKTMIIITHRLKVLKDADVIYVFDNGQIVEKGNHEELIQKGGLYANMFKKQLIEESL; via the coding sequence TTGATTAGAGAATTTATAAAAAAGAGATTTCTTTTTTACTTATCTGGGATTTTTACTTTGATAATTGTTGATACATTACAACTTATAGTTCCAAAATTTATATCAAAAGCTGTGGATAGTTTGAATGTAAAAACTCCAGATATCCATGTTGCAAAATTAATGGCTCTTGGAATAATAGGTATAGCACTAGGTATGTTTATTACCAGATTTCTTTGGCGATTTTTTATAATAGGTAGTGCAAGAAAATTTACCTATGAGGCAAGAAAGATTCTTTATGAAAAAATGCTGTCATTAGACATGTCATTTTTTGATAAACATAGAAGTGGAGATTTAATGGCGCATTTTACAAATGATATGAACAACCTTGAAAGGATGCTTGGACCTGGTATAGTTATGATGGTTGATGCATCTTTTATGTCAGTTGTTACAGTATTTTTCATGGCAACTAGTGTTGGTTGGAAATTAACCCTTATTGCTTTAATTCCTTTGCCATTTATAATGTTAATTTCCCTCATCTTTGGTAAATTTATATACAAAAGGTCAAAAAAGGTTCAAGATACTTTTTCGGATTTAAGTGGTTTCACTGAGGAATCTGTAGATGGTATTAGAATACTCAAGTCATTTTCAATATTACCAAAGTTTGAAGATTTATTTTCAAAAAAGGCAAATAATAATTTTATGGCAACATTATCTCTTGTTAAAGTTTGGGGTATAATGTGGCCGCTAATTCATTTTATAAGTTCTTTGTCGTATTTTATTACTATTGCATATGGCGGACCAATGGTTATAAATCAAAAGATAACACTTGGTATGTTTTTTGCCTTTAATAATTATATTGGTATGATTGTATGGCCACTGACTGCGTTTGGATGGGTAATTAATATAATTCAAAATGGTAGAGCTTCTTACAATAGAATTTTAAAGATTTTAAATACAAAATCAAAAGTAAAGGAACCAGAAAATTCCGTTGAAATAAACGAAATTGAAAATATTTTAATTAAAGAACTAGATTACAAATATCCTGATACAGATAGGTATGTTTTGAAAGGTGTTAATTTAGAAATAAAAAAAGGTCAGCTTGTTGGTATAGTTGGTACGGTTGGAAGTGGAAAATCTACTATAGTCAAGATAATAAGTAAACTTTATCCCGTAAACAAGGGGCATGTGTTTATAAATGGATATGATATTAACGATATACCATCTGAGGTAGTCAGGACAAAGATTTCTTACGTACCTCAAGAAACATTTTTGTTTTCGACTAGTGTGAAAAATAATATAGCATTTGGGTTGGAAGATTTGGATGAATGGCAGGTAAAAGAATATGCCATGTTGTCTGCTGTACATAGTGACATTGAAAAATTCCCAAAAAGCTATGATACGGTTGTAGGGGAAAGAGGAGTTACGTTATCAGGAGGGCAAAAGCAAAGAATAACTATAGCCCGAGCACTAATAAGAAATAGTGATGTATTTATTTTTGATGATTGCCTTTCAGCTGTTGATCCGGAGACAGAAGAGAGAATAATTGAATCACTTAGAAAAAATATGGAAAGTAAAACTATGATTATTATAACGCACAGATTAAAGGTTTTGAAGGATGCAGATGTTATTTATGTCTTCGATAATGGTCAAATAGTTGAAAAAGGAAATCATGAGGAATTAATTCAAAAAGGCGGATTATATGCAAATATGTTCAAAAAGCAGTTAATTGAGGAAAGTTTGTGA